TTGTACGGCGGCATATCGTCCGCGACCTTGCAAGCGTCGGAATTCGAGCGGCTCACCGTCGAGCCGATTCTGAGAAAAAATCGGCATTTGTATTCGTCGTGTGCGCTAGATCTACCGGGATTCGATATGTTCGATATGACGCGCGGCGGGATAGCCATGTACGGCTACGGCAAGGGCATGGAACAGGTAATGAAGGTTCGCGCCAAGATTGTGAGCGTTTCGCGCGTGAGTAAAGGCGAGCACGTTGGGTACGGTGATTACGTTCTAGACCGCGACACTACGGTCGCGACCGTCAGGTGCGGATATGCCGACGGGCTTAGGCGGTGCGATAAGCAGTTATACTTAAAGGTGCGCGGCATTAAGTGTCCGGTTATCGGTCAGCCGTGCATGGATCTGACTATGATAGACGTAACGAATACGCTTTGCCGCGTGGGCGAGTATGCCTACCTTATAGCCGATAAGGACGATGCGGAGTATCTTGCCAAGTGTTACGGAACGATAGTTTATGAGGTGTTGACGGGCTTTAATGGACGGAACGAAAGATTTTACATATAGCGATAAAGCGGCGGTGCGAAGCGAGCTTCTTCGTATCCGCGCCGAAATAACGGACAAGCTTTTAAAGTCGACAGAGATCGCACGGCGGGCATTGACGCTTGTGCGCGGAAACGTTATGACCTATATTTCCATCGACTCTGAGGTCGATACCGTCTACCTCAACGACGAGCTGTTAAAGCGAGGCGATATTGTTTTATTTGCGCCGTATACAGTGAATGGAAAAATTCTGCCGCGGCGCG
Above is a window of Clostridiales bacterium DNA encoding:
- the alr gene encoding alanine racemase, which codes for MQTVVSLSRMRHNIRKFRAATRNAFCAVVKADAYGHGVAVCKYIEPLVDCFMVATADEAVTLLALTDKPVLVLGGDIAPFTRVYEPQIVPTVCDVQQLTAILGAGYKRFSVAINTGMNRLGADEYRLNEIVAECKSRDIMPWSVYSHLYGGISSATLQASEFERLTVEPILRKNRHLYSSCALDLPGFDMFDMTRGGIAMYGYGKGMEQVMKVRAKIVSVSRVSKGEHVGYGDYVLDRDTTVATVRCGYADGLRRCDKQLYLKVRGIKCPVIGQPCMDLTMIDVTNTLCRVGEYAYLIADKDDAEYLAKCYGTIVYEVLTGFNGRNERFYI